A genomic stretch from Photobacterium atrarenae includes:
- a CDS encoding ABC transporter permease translates to MIRLLYLLTLLLWALPFIPGVLGILIPAFSWLPVLGMTTPSLQAFTTVLYWPGLSTAIGLTLLTGLGSTLLAVLFCFLILKRYWGSRRWQLLEHSLSPMLAMPHVAFAIGFAFAFSPTGWLFRLLEFFGLNTYGWFSLTQDPYGLGLMLALAVKETPFLLLMSIAVLQQIQVSRLMAVSAGLGYSRHESWLKVILPQWLPGMRLPIFAVTAYGLSVVDVALILGPTRPPTLAVLVWQWFNEPDLTLLPRAAVGALVLLSIALLTLGMLRASEWLGLRYCRHWQFSGPTKKQHPPRIHQHAKKIVRTSAPRRLTGFHLPLYLPFVAIPMIVIPVLMLWSVAQRWRFPDLLPSRYSARFWQQESASLIELATNSITLALISSLAALILAIACLEYRQKYQRGLPGWFIALPMVIPQLSLLFGIQITTYWIPGQWYWFWVCWGHLLFVFPYLYLALDGPWRHYDSRLDQTARSLGLNGWQTWWQVKCPLLLPAIWLGLAVGISVSLAQYLPTQMLGAGRISTMTTEAVALASGQDRRVSAVYGLIQGVLPLIFFSLAMAASRFSARFRRTKPQQRRESTDDIICGKPHYK, encoded by the coding sequence TTTACAACGGTATTATACTGGCCGGGCCTTAGCACCGCGATCGGCCTGACCCTGTTGACAGGCCTTGGCAGCACGCTACTGGCAGTGCTGTTCTGCTTTTTGATCCTGAAACGCTACTGGGGCAGTCGCCGCTGGCAATTATTGGAGCATAGCTTGTCTCCGATGCTGGCGATGCCCCATGTCGCGTTTGCGATTGGCTTTGCATTTGCCTTTTCCCCGACCGGATGGTTGTTTCGCCTGTTGGAATTTTTCGGGCTCAACACCTACGGCTGGTTTAGCCTGACTCAGGATCCGTACGGCCTTGGCCTGATGCTGGCCTTAGCCGTCAAAGAAACCCCTTTTCTGCTGTTGATGAGCATTGCCGTATTACAGCAAATTCAAGTCAGCCGGTTAATGGCGGTTTCCGCCGGGTTGGGGTATAGCCGTCACGAAAGCTGGCTCAAGGTGATCCTGCCGCAATGGCTGCCCGGCATGCGGCTGCCGATTTTTGCTGTCACCGCCTATGGACTGTCCGTGGTTGATGTCGCGCTGATCCTCGGCCCCACCCGGCCACCCACGTTAGCCGTACTGGTTTGGCAGTGGTTTAACGAGCCCGATCTGACTCTGCTACCACGCGCTGCAGTGGGTGCTCTCGTGCTGCTGTCCATCGCCCTGCTGACACTCGGAATGCTACGCGCCAGTGAATGGCTGGGCTTGCGTTATTGCCGTCACTGGCAGTTCAGCGGTCCGACGAAAAAGCAGCACCCCCCCCGAATCCATCAGCACGCAAAAAAAATAGTAAGAACATCAGCACCGCGACGTTTGACCGGGTTTCATCTACCGCTCTACCTGCCATTCGTTGCGATCCCGATGATCGTGATCCCGGTGTTAATGCTCTGGTCGGTGGCCCAGCGCTGGCGGTTTCCGGATCTGTTGCCAAGCCGCTACAGTGCCCGATTCTGGCAACAGGAATCCGCCTCGCTGATTGAGCTGGCGACCAACAGCATCACCCTGGCCCTCATCAGCAGCCTGGCCGCCCTGATTCTGGCGATCGCCTGCCTGGAATACCGGCAGAAATATCAGCGCGGCCTGCCCGGTTGGTTCATTGCCCTGCCGATGGTGATCCCGCAGCTGTCGCTGTTATTCGGGATTCAGATCACCACCTACTGGATCCCCGGTCAGTGGTACTGGTTCTGGGTCTGCTGGGGCCACCTGCTGTTTGTCTTTCCGTATCTGTATCTGGCGCTGGACGGTCCGTGGCGGCATTACGATAGTCGCCTCGATCAGACGGCCCGCAGCCTGGGCCTGAACGGCTGGCAGACCTGGTGGCAGGTCAAATGCCCATTGCTGCTGCCGGCCATCTGGCTCGGCCTCGCGGTCGGGATCAGCGTCAGCCTGGCCCAGTACCTGCCAACCCAGATGCTCGGTGCCGGACGGATCTCAACCATGACCACCGAAGCCGTGGCCCTGGCAAGCGGGCAGGATCGCCGGGTCAGCGCAGTGTACGGCCTGATCCAGGGCGTTCTGCCGCTCATTTTCTTTTCTTTAGCCATGGCGGCCAGTCGCTTCAGCGCCCGCTTCCGCCGGACCAAACCGCAACAACGGAGAGAAAGCACGGATGACATTATCTGTGGAAAACCTCACTATAAATAA
- a CDS encoding ATP-binding cassette domain-containing protein, with the protein MTLSVENLTINNRDQALFPPLTFEVVPGQVLTLMGPSGCGKSTLLSAIAGHLSPYFQLSGKIELNGENMSPLAPDQRRIGILFQDDLLFPHLNVWENLAFGLPKTVKGPARKTKAQAILDQLGLSTLANQMPDEISGGQRARISLMRTLLSRPHAVLLDEPFSKLDKALRSEFRQFVFDQIRQQAIPALMVTHDEDDIPAGGEVLRWPWRTESAVKAPIPESS; encoded by the coding sequence ATGACATTATCTGTGGAAAACCTCACTATAAATAACCGTGATCAGGCACTATTCCCGCCGCTCACTTTTGAGGTCGTACCCGGCCAGGTGTTAACCCTGATGGGCCCCAGCGGCTGCGGGAAATCCACCCTGCTCAGTGCCATTGCCGGCCATTTAAGCCCATATTTTCAGCTTTCGGGAAAGATTGAACTCAACGGCGAAAACATGTCGCCTCTGGCTCCGGATCAGCGCCGGATTGGCATCCTGTTCCAGGATGACTTACTGTTTCCGCACCTCAATGTATGGGAAAACCTGGCATTCGGTCTGCCTAAAACAGTCAAAGGCCCGGCCCGTAAAACGAAGGCGCAGGCGATCCTCGATCAGCTCGGGCTCAGCACGCTGGCCAATCAGATGCCCGATGAAATCTCCGGAGGGCAGCGTGCCCGAATCAGCCTGATGCGTACCTTGCTGTCCAGGCCCCATGCAGTGCTGCTTGATGAACCATTCAGTAAACTCGATAAAGCACTGCGCAGCGAGTTTCGCCAGTTCGTCTTTGATCAGATCCGTCAGCAGGCCATTCCGGCGCTGATGGTGACCCATGATGAGGATGACATTCCGGCTGGCGGCGAGGTGTTGCGCTGGCCCTGGCGCACCGAATCGGCGGTGAAAGCACCCATACCCGAGTCCAGCT